The following coding sequences are from one Verrucosispora sp. WMMD573 window:
- a CDS encoding cupin, which translates to MTETPPDVAAPDAEPTLGPVGQEIVFENDRVRVWHIRLEPGEGQPLHRHEHPYLVVAVQGAKNVVQTIDGARIDADEPTGGVVYRDPGAVHMLTNVGDTTYLARLVELK; encoded by the coding sequence ATGACCGAGACACCACCCGACGTTGCCGCGCCGGACGCCGAGCCGACGCTCGGTCCGGTCGGGCAGGAGATCGTCTTCGAGAACGACCGGGTCCGGGTCTGGCACATCCGGCTGGAGCCCGGTGAGGGTCAGCCGTTGCACCGCCATGAACACCCCTATCTCGTGGTGGCCGTCCAGGGCGCCAAGAACGTCGTGCAGACGATCGACGGTGCGCGGATCGACGCCGACGAGCCGACCGGCGGGGTGGTCTATCGCGATCCGGGCGCCGTGCATATGCTCACCAACGTCGGCGACACGACATACCTGGCCCGGCTGGTCGAGCTCAAGTAG
- the thiC gene encoding phosphomethylpyrimidine synthase ThiC, producing MQARRKVYVEGSRPDVRVPFAEVKLTGDNPPVRLYDTSGPGSDPEVGLPPLRGPWIAERADVAPVRGAGTPLAGSDGKRPTQLAYARAGVVTPEMEFVAIREGLAPEFVRDEIAAGRAVLPLNINHPECEPAIIGKAFLVKVNANIGTSAVTSSVAEEVEKLTWATRWGADTVMDLSTGKRIHETREAIVRNSPVPIGTVPIYQALEKVGGDPVQLSWEVFRDTVIEQAEQGVDYMTVHAGVLLPYVPLAVDRVTGIVSRGGSIMAAWCLAHHEENFLYTNFRELCEILARYDVTFSLGDGLRPGSIADANDEAQFAELRTLGELTRVAWEYDVQVMIEGPGHVPMHKIKENVDLQQEWCHEAPFYTLGPLTTDIAPAYDHITSAIGAAMIGMFGTAMLCYVTPKEHLGLPDRDDVKAGVIAYKIAAHAADLAKGHPGAQAWDDALSKARFEFRWEDQFNLSLDPDTARSYHDATLPAEPAKTAHFCSMCGPKFCSMKITQDLKEYAARGMQDKSDEFVASGGRVYLPLA from the coding sequence TACGTCGAGGGATCACGGCCGGACGTCCGGGTGCCGTTCGCGGAGGTGAAGCTGACCGGGGACAACCCACCGGTGCGGCTCTACGACACCTCCGGACCAGGCTCGGATCCGGAGGTCGGGCTGCCGCCGTTGCGGGGACCGTGGATCGCCGAACGGGCCGACGTGGCGCCGGTACGTGGTGCCGGAACCCCACTGGCCGGCTCGGACGGCAAGCGGCCGACGCAGCTCGCGTACGCCCGTGCCGGTGTCGTCACACCGGAGATGGAGTTCGTGGCGATCCGCGAGGGGTTGGCGCCGGAGTTCGTCCGGGACGAGATCGCGGCGGGGCGGGCCGTGTTGCCGCTCAACATCAACCATCCGGAGTGCGAGCCGGCGATCATCGGCAAGGCGTTCCTGGTCAAGGTCAACGCGAACATCGGCACCTCGGCGGTGACCTCGTCGGTGGCCGAGGAGGTGGAGAAGCTCACCTGGGCCACCCGGTGGGGTGCGGACACGGTGATGGACCTGTCCACCGGCAAGCGGATCCACGAGACGCGCGAGGCGATCGTGCGCAACTCCCCGGTGCCGATCGGCACGGTGCCGATCTACCAGGCGCTGGAGAAGGTCGGCGGTGACCCGGTGCAGCTGAGCTGGGAGGTGTTCCGGGACACCGTGATCGAGCAGGCCGAACAGGGCGTGGACTACATGACGGTGCACGCCGGGGTGCTGCTGCCGTACGTGCCGCTGGCGGTGGACCGGGTGACCGGCATCGTCTCGCGGGGCGGCTCGATCATGGCGGCGTGGTGCCTGGCGCACCACGAGGAGAACTTCCTCTACACCAACTTCCGGGAGCTGTGCGAGATCCTGGCCCGCTACGACGTGACGTTCTCCCTCGGTGACGGCCTGCGGCCCGGCTCGATCGCGGACGCCAACGACGAGGCACAGTTCGCTGAGCTGCGGACGCTCGGCGAGCTGACGAGGGTCGCCTGGGAGTACGACGTCCAGGTGATGATCGAGGGTCCGGGGCACGTGCCGATGCACAAGATCAAGGAGAATGTCGATCTCCAGCAGGAGTGGTGCCACGAGGCGCCCTTCTACACGCTCGGTCCACTGACCACCGACATCGCGCCCGCGTACGACCACATCACCTCGGCCATCGGGGCGGCGATGATCGGCATGTTCGGCACCGCGATGCTCTGTTACGTCACGCCCAAGGAGCACCTCGGACTGCCCGACCGGGACGACGTGAAGGCCGGGGTGATCGCGTACAAGATCGCGGCGCACGCGGCGGACCTGGCGAAGGGACATCCGGGGGCGCAGGCCTGGGACGACGCGTTGTCGAAGGCGCGGTTCGAGTTCCGTTGGGAGGACCAGTTCAACCTCTCGCTGGACCCGGACACCGCGCGGTCGTACCACGACGCGACGCTGCCCGCCGAGCCGGCGAAGACCGCACATTTCTGCTCGATGTGCGGGCCGAAGTTCTGCTCCATGAAGATCACCCAGGATCTGAAGGAGTACGCCGCCCGCGGCATGCAGGACAAGTCCGACGAGTTTGTCGCCTCCGGCGGACGGGTCTACCTGCCGCTGGCCTGA